A single uncultured Acetobacterium sp. DNA region contains:
- a CDS encoding DUF4349 domain-containing protein, whose amino-acid sequence MNDQNLNHEPSSKQTISENFDQKEVKLFAIRNKRHWSLVIILACLILIMVSGCFAGANSDNNKSVANESVATDQSGSETASAVPVPEEAANANAPFDVSKIVYSGNISLYAEDYRTTFDKISSYAVELGGFVQDSGSSYVSESADVKENSGYLTIRVPSGKFTEAMTQIQTFGSPISSNVSSTNISQQYQDVQSQLNNLKIEEARLLEYLKQATNITDMLAIETELNRVRTEIDSLTSTIKNWDTEMAYSSIYVSIYETHLSSTIISSPFSEVLTKIGEGFITSINVILAILAFLVVLIFRLIPFAIIAGLGFLIFIKIRKKIKEKKNKETNIEKHK is encoded by the coding sequence ATGAATGATCAAAATCTAAATCACGAACCAAGTTCCAAACAAACTATATCTGAGAATTTCGATCAGAAAGAGGTAAAGTTATTCGCGATTAGAAACAAACGGCATTGGAGTCTGGTTATCATTCTCGCTTGTCTGATCCTGATAATGGTCAGTGGGTGTTTTGCAGGAGCCAATTCAGATAACAACAAAAGCGTTGCCAATGAATCGGTGGCTACTGATCAGTCTGGAAGTGAAACTGCCAGTGCTGTCCCGGTGCCGGAGGAAGCAGCTAACGCAAACGCGCCCTTTGATGTATCAAAGATTGTCTATTCCGGAAACATTAGCCTATATGCAGAAGATTATCGAACTACCTTTGATAAAATAAGCAGCTATGCAGTGGAACTGGGCGGATTTGTTCAAGACTCCGGTTCAAGCTACGTTTCTGAATCGGCAGACGTAAAGGAAAACTCTGGATACCTAACCATTCGGGTGCCATCGGGAAAATTCACAGAAGCGATGACACAAATCCAGACATTTGGCAGCCCGATCAGTTCCAATGTCAGCAGCACTAACATTTCTCAGCAGTATCAGGATGTCCAGTCACAACTTAACAATCTGAAAATTGAAGAAGCACGACTGCTGGAATATTTGAAACAGGCTACAAATATAACCGATATGCTGGCTATTGAAACAGAACTCAACCGGGTTCGGACTGAAATTGACAGTCTGACGTCGACCATAAAAAACTGGGACACTGAAATGGCTTATTCTTCGATTTATGTATCAATATATGAAACGCATTTATCTTCAACGATTATAAGTTCGCCATTTTCTGAGGTCTTAACGAAAATTGGGGAAGGCTTCATTACCTCTATCAACGTAATTCTTGCAATCCTGGCATTTCTGGTCGTTCTGATTTTTAGACTGATTCCATTTGCGATCATAGCTGGACTGGGGTTCCTGATATTTATAAAAATACGAAAAAAAATTAAAGAAAAAAAGAATAAAGAGACAAACATAGAAAAGCATAAATAA
- a CDS encoding corrinoid protein, whose translation MSKIQEVKEKVEIGKTKLVPGLVQEALDEGNAPGEILQAMVESMSVVGEKFSSGEIFVPEMLIAAKAMSKGVDVLRPLMAGDTSASLGTCIIGTVAGDLHDIGKNLVSMMIESAGFTMVDLGVDVPAEKFVEAVKENENVTLVACSGLLTTTMPALKEAVQTIKASGLNVKVIVGGAPVTPEYATEIGADGFAPDAGSAAVKAKELVA comes from the coding sequence ATGTCAAAAATTCAAGAAGTTAAAGAAAAAGTAGAAATTGGTAAAACTAAACTGGTTCCCGGACTGGTTCAGGAAGCATTGGACGAAGGCAACGCCCCTGGCGAGATCCTTCAAGCGATGGTTGAATCCATGAGCGTAGTCGGCGAAAAATTCTCTTCCGGAGAAATATTCGTTCCCGAAATGTTGATCGCTGCTAAAGCGATGTCAAAAGGCGTTGACGTTTTACGTCCGCTGATGGCTGGCGACACTTCGGCATCTTTAGGAACCTGTATTATCGGAACGGTTGCCGGCGATTTACATGATATCGGTAAAAACCTGGTCTCGATGATGATTGAAAGTGCCGGATTTACGATGGTTGATCTGGGTGTTGATGTACCAGCCGAAAAATTTGTGGAAGCTGTTAAAGAAAACGAAAACGTTACTTTAGTTGCCTGTTCAGGTCTTTTAACAACCACCATGCCAGCACTTAAAGAAGCCGTTCAAACCATTAAAGCCAGCGGCCTAAATGTTAAAGTGATTGTTGGTGGCGCCCCTGTGACACCAGAATATGCAACTGAAATTGGCGCTGATGGATTTGCTCCAGACGCCGGTAGTGCCGCTGTTAAAGCCAAAGAACTTGTTGCTTGA
- a CDS encoding uroporphyrinogen decarboxylase family protein, which translates to MLTKRQNLMETIKGGNPDRFVKQYEAFAMMMKTPITRAKPPIGGEIVNEWGVTTRWPEGQLGAFPVHDDEHIVVKDITKWKDTVKAPNVKHPEEDWATAIADANAVDRNEQYVTAFVAPGIFENVHYLMSMEEALMAFYEEPEAMHELIDYLVEYELKLAKEFVDHIHPDAIFHHDDWGSQINSFMSPDMFEEFFVPAYKKIYGYYKENGVELVIHHSDSYGANLVPAMIEMGIDIWQGVMTTNNVPELIKKYGGQITFMGDIDSGVIDFPEWTQENIAEKVETACRRCGKLYFIPGASQGLNISSFPGVYEATDEEIDRMTKEMF; encoded by the coding sequence ATGTTAACAAAAAGACAAAATTTAATGGAAACCATCAAGGGCGGAAATCCAGATCGGTTTGTAAAACAATATGAAGCTTTTGCGATGATGATGAAAACACCAATCACCCGAGCCAAGCCACCAATTGGCGGCGAAATTGTGAATGAATGGGGTGTAACAACCCGATGGCCAGAAGGTCAGTTAGGCGCATTTCCAGTGCATGATGACGAACATATTGTCGTCAAAGACATTACCAAATGGAAAGATACTGTCAAAGCTCCGAATGTTAAACATCCGGAAGAAGATTGGGCGACAGCCATCGCTGATGCCAATGCCGTTGATCGAAATGAACAGTATGTGACCGCTTTTGTAGCACCTGGTATTTTTGAAAATGTTCATTATCTGATGAGCATGGAAGAAGCGCTAATGGCTTTTTATGAAGAACCCGAAGCCATGCATGAGCTCATCGATTATCTGGTAGAATATGAATTAAAACTCGCTAAAGAATTTGTCGATCACATTCATCCAGATGCGATTTTCCATCATGATGACTGGGGCAGTCAGATTAATTCCTTTATGTCCCCGGATATGTTTGAAGAATTCTTTGTTCCAGCCTATAAAAAAATATATGGTTACTATAAAGAAAACGGTGTTGAACTGGTTATTCATCATAGTGATAGTTATGGCGCCAATCTTGTTCCGGCTATGATTGAAATGGGCATCGATATCTGGCAAGGCGTTATGACAACCAATAATGTTCCCGAGCTGATCAAAAAGTACGGTGGACAAATAACTTTCATGGGCGATATCGACAGTGGCGTCATTGACTTTCCAGAATGGACTCAGGAAAATATTGCTGAGAAAGTTGAAACTGCCTGCCGACGATGTGGTAAATTATACTTTATTCCCGGTGCCAGCCAGGGCTTGAATATAAGTTCATTCCCCGGTGTTTATGAAGCAACGGATGAAGAAATCGACAGAATGACAAAGGAAATGTTTTAA
- a CDS encoding TetR/AcrR family transcriptional regulator — translation MGNETETRERLLEVAKQEFLELGYEKASMRKICKKAGVTTGALYFFFKDKNDLFAALVKKVADEIKMIIVHHTQKEQTIYEDAKTTPEVIIADGIEQGRDFVTYMYANKDAFMLLLSKANGSAYENFYDELVDLMEKNTLQFLDHMTSENGKENEINPYTMHWLAHLETSSFAQLLTHGLTLEEALIQAEVIAKYLTGGWLEILKK, via the coding sequence ATGGGTAATGAAACAGAAACACGAGAACGATTATTAGAAGTTGCGAAGCAGGAGTTTCTGGAATTGGGCTATGAAAAAGCTTCGATGCGAAAGATTTGCAAAAAAGCAGGGGTTACAACGGGCGCTTTATATTTCTTTTTTAAAGATAAGAATGATCTGTTTGCAGCGTTAGTTAAAAAAGTTGCTGATGAAATAAAAATGATCATTGTCCATCATACCCAAAAAGAGCAAACTATTTATGAGGATGCAAAAACGACGCCTGAGGTAATAATTGCCGATGGGATAGAGCAGGGACGCGATTTTGTAACCTACATGTATGCCAATAAAGATGCGTTTATGTTGCTCCTCAGCAAAGCCAATGGATCAGCATATGAGAATTTTTATGATGAACTGGTCGACTTGATGGAAAAAAATACGCTTCAATTTCTGGATCACATGACTTCTGAAAATGGCAAAGAAAATGAGATCAATCCCTACACCATGCATTGGTTGGCGCATCTGGAAACCTCGTCCTTTGCCCAATTGTTGACGCATGGATTGACGTTAGAAGAAGCCTTGATTCAAGCCGAGGTCATTGCCAAATATCTAACCGGCGGCTGGCTGGAGATATTAAAAAAGTAA
- a CDS encoding ABC transporter ATP-binding protein — translation MFIEVTDIKKSYGEGGSYVQVLKGVTTVIEKGQICAILGPSGSGKSTLLNTIGGLDTIDSGNIKISNIEITKLNSKELSLYRRNYLGFIFQFYNLVPNLTVKENIQVCEYLTKKPLDINELLEILGLTEHQKKFPAQLSGGQQQRCAIARALIKNPELLLCDEPTGALDYQASREILMLIEKINKKYGTTMLIVTHNTAIKEMVHRVIKIKDGQISEDYANSVLKPASQLEW, via the coding sequence ATGTTTATCGAAGTGACTGATATTAAAAAAAGTTATGGCGAAGGTGGAAGCTACGTTCAAGTACTTAAAGGTGTAACCACCGTAATTGAAAAGGGTCAAATCTGTGCGATACTGGGACCAAGCGGATCGGGAAAATCAACGCTGCTTAATACCATCGGCGGGTTGGATACCATTGATAGTGGCAATATAAAAATAAGTAACATCGAAATCACCAAGCTGAATTCAAAAGAATTATCGCTGTACCGACGAAATTATCTGGGCTTTATTTTTCAGTTCTATAATTTGGTTCCAAATCTGACGGTCAAAGAAAATATCCAGGTTTGTGAATACCTAACAAAAAAGCCATTGGATATTAATGAACTGCTGGAAATATTGGGATTAACCGAGCATCAGAAAAAATTTCCAGCCCAATTATCAGGCGGGCAGCAACAGCGGTGTGCCATTGCCAGAGCGCTGATAAAAAATCCTGAGCTGCTATTGTGTGACGAACCGACCGGAGCACTAGATTATCAGGCCTCCCGGGAGATTCTCATGCTAATTGAGAAAATTAATAAAAAATATGGCACAACCATGCTCATTGTTACCCATAACACGGCCATTAAAGAGATGGTTCATCGGGTAATAAAAATCAAAGACGGTCAAATCAGTGAAGACTACGCCAACAGCGTATTAAAACCGGCCAGTCAACTGGAATGGTAG